The Hymenobacter swuensis DY53 genome includes the window GCCCGGCACCAGGACCCGGTGCTTTACGGCGAGTGCCTGAACGGAGCACTCTATACCGAAGATTTTCGCCGCCTGCTGCACCGAATTGGCGTTCGGGACTACCGCCTGACCTCCAGCCGCCGCCTCACCATCGATAACCCCGGAATTGAGGTCAAAGTGGGCAATATCGGCTTCTACTCCCTCACCGTGCGTGCGTTCAAGCTCGATCTGGAAGACCGGTGCGAGGATTTTGGGTAGGTGGCTATTTATGAAGGTACGGCCCCGGGTTTGCCGCACGCGTTTGACCTCGATGACCACCACCGCTTTGAAACCGGCAGGCCTATGCTAGTGTGTTGCAGCACGGCGGCCATGGTAAGCGAAACCCGCTACGGTCAATATTTTCGGGTGCTAGGTGACAAGAGCCGTCATTTCGGCCTGTGCGACTGCGGCCCCGCACTAGTCGTGGGCAAAGCCGCTAGAGTGAAGGCCGCCGGAGCCTGCGGTTGTTAATTTTCTCTCAAATTATAGAAAAAAGCCCCGCGCCTATTCGGTACGGGGCTTTTTGGTGGTCAAGGACCCTTAGTTAACTTAGTCCTTGCGCGAATACTGGTCGTAGCGCACGGGATCCTTCTTCTTGTCTTTTTTGCGGCCGATGACTCCGCCGGCAGCGGCCCCGGCTACAGTGCCAATTACCGCCCCTTTACCACCGCCAACTACGGCTCCGGTTACTGCCCCGGCACCGCCGCCAATGGCGGCGCCTTTGGCTTTTTTGCTCCAGGTTTTTTTGGTCTGAGCAGAAGCGTCCGATGCTACTACCGTGCTTTCCAGAACAAACAGGGCCGAAAGCATAGCCGCATATATTTTGATGGTTTTCATGGCGTAAGTCGTTAACACGGAGAAAAATG containing:
- a CDS encoding YMGG-like glycine zipper-containing protein, with the translated sequence MKTIKIYAAMLSALFVLESTVVASDASAQTKKTWSKKAKGAAIGGGAGAVTGAVVGGGKGAVIGTVAGAAAGGVIGRKKDKKKDPVRYDQYSRKD